aagtcaccaaaaccctactgtacccacatataggtgcccccttcacccataagggctattgtagtggtgtacaatggaggatagtgggttttggagggctcaggacaAGATAAGGGGGCAAAGTTGAGATGTGcaactgggagcatttttataaagtgcagagaagtgccctctagggtgctccaatgctctcctgggatgtgtgcgggaccagtttactaaaaattgctgactcctcctacatctcaattgcatgaatctctacattttgcacttgttttttgtttttgttttgtttttttcaaaaatggaacaaaaaataaaacgtccaaagcacaaaaccttgttcaaaacggtatttttgaaaaaaaaaaaaaagatgtttttctttttcaaaaatgacctcctttcctattcagattttggatgttttgtgcaaaacatccaaaatcggacttagacatcatatcaaaaatgccattCCACTTCTCTTTCATTGTGGCCTCTCAAAACAGAGAGTTGCAGGTGTTGTCCATAAGAAAGACCAACAAATTGATTTGTCTTCCAGTCTCTGACTACAAAGGAAGATGAATAATCCTTAAATTATTTGTGGTCTGTACTAATTTTTTATATTAtagttttatgtttgtttttatattttatacttATATTTTTAGTCAACATAATTCTAGAAATAGGTGGCATAAAACCAGACAATGCATAAGTAATAGCTGCCCATAACATAAGAAAACATATAGTCTGATTAAAATAGATGCAGTGGAATTGGGGAAGGTGGGAGGACATGTAGACCATAGAAAGGCCTCCAGTGGAGGTAACAAAGTTCAAGAAAGCACAGAGGATCCCAAACTGAAAAAGTGAGGAAAAAGCCAAAGATCAAATGTGATCTATGGCATTTCACCAGGAATTTAAATTGGGCAAGCTAGACAGACTTTGTGGgtcttatctgtcatcatttctgTGTTACTGGGCTCCAACTGGTTTCAGGTTTTATTCTGGGGTCCCAAAGTAACTCAGGACTCTGTAGTAAAGTCAAGAGTTCTATGTTAAGAAACAGGAAATGCTCACATCTACTGTCAGCAAGCAACATAAAATAATAATTGAAGcaaaaataaaccatgattaTTTCAACAGCTATTGATTCAACCTAAAATGTTTGTTTCCTCTTGTCCCTCTGTCTTATAGGAAGCAGAGATAAAGAAACTACCTCACTGGAAATGCCATCACATCCAACTACTGGTGGATTGAACAGGTCAGCTGCTCCATCAGGACTAGGTTCTGAGATCTGTAACCCCCCAGGTCATTTGCTAGATCGTTCGGTCTCTGCCCCTGCATCAGTTTGTCCACAAGAGTCCAGTTTAGCAGAGAATATTGAACCTGTAGGGTCTCTGACCCCTACTGAATGTCTGGCTTCCCAAGAGAAGGAGAAACAGAATCTTCCTCTACAGGGTCCTTCTGAGCATACTTCAATAGACGATGCCTCCTTTATCCAGACAGGAACAGCCACCTTTTATAACCCAATCATTGCTTCACAGAGTATATCCGAAGAACCAATCAGTGTAGAAGATGCTCACAGTTGTGAACCTTGTACAGGTGGAACACAAGTAAGTTCTTCTGTTGCAGCTGCCAGTACGCCAACAGTGGTTCTAGGTGAAGAACATATAAGTTGCAAGCGTATAGAATTAAACCCAGTGGATAACCTTTCCTTAGGTCCTCAGCTGCCTCAAGAACTAGAAAATAAACAGCCTGAACAACAATTTGAATCGGCTGAGAGAAAGCATCCTGGTACACCTGGAAGCCTTGAGTTATATGAGGAAGAGAATCATGATACCCAAGAATCCTTTGTTAATTTATTAAATAGCACGCAGGTGCATGTGCAGAAGATAGACCTTCCACCTCTGGAGAAATGTGCTCCAACATTAGCAGGTTTCAGTAAAGATACTGACATCTTTATGGATATAGATAGAATTGAGGATCCTTTAACAGCTGTGCTTGATTTGGCAGATGAGCAGAACACTAAAAACAATTGTGTAGTTGCTGTAAACCCAGATTGCTCTGAGATGGAAATATTAGAAAGTGGCATTTCTTTGTGTGAAGTTATGAACCAAGAGATTTCCACTGACTGCTTAATAcaatcagaaaataaaattacaatgTCCAGAATGGAGACAGAAGCATCTAGGCTCCCATCTGAAAATCATCATTCCCCGTTTTCAGCATCATCACCTGATATTCTTCCACTTAAACAGGATCCAGTAGAGGAGCCAGGTTTATCCTTAGCAGCAGCTTTGAAGGAGCTTCACAAACTTTTGATTGTAAGTTCAGGAGCCTCAACAACCCTGTCTGAAGAAGACTTGAGTCCACCAAACAGAGATCTTGATGATCAATCTAAAAGTTTACAGTTTACTggggaaaatattaaaaatgcaCTTTCAAATGTGGATCCTAATATCTTAAATTCAAAAGCATCCTTGCTTGAAGAGGTATCGGAACCCGAGTGTTCAAATACTTGTGAGTGTCAGGTGTCACCATCTTACCGTGACAAAATGGGAAATGGTGATACCAAGGAGCTGGAGCATAGCCAACCAGCAGTTACAGAAGCAACACTCAAGATGTCAGAACTAGAATATCAAGACAACACCACAGTTTCACATCTGGCCAAAACATCTGCTCAGAACCTTCTACCTGACTCTAATAAGTCCTCAGCCACTGACCCTTGTCTACTTGAGCAGGTTTCAGAGCAGAATGAAGTGTCAGCATCTGAAATCACATTAAACAAAAGTTTTCTCCCTCAGGGCATTCAGAATGCTGAAACACAATCGACCGAAACAGTCAATGCTGCTTTCCAGCCAGAAACATTGAGACCTGTACTTGAAGATCCACAGGGTTCATCTGTCAACCTACAAGGACTGAGTTTGGAAGTGCAATCACCCGTATTCCCTGTCACAGCTGTTCATCGGATTCTGAGTGCTGGCTTTAGTTTGCAGGAGGCTCTCGGAGCATTGCAACAGGCAGATGGAAATGCAGATCTTGCCCTGCTTGCTCTGCTTGCAAAGAATATTGTGGTCCCTACATGATCCAGGTTGAAGTTAAACACCAATGTCTCCTTTTAGTAAGGAGAAACAATGTTGAGCCAgataattttgtttgttttggttttcaATTTTGGCCAAATTTTATCCACATCTGCGTgatacttttttttgtgtgtattttcCTTGTCAGTGTGggatctttttaacattttggtccTTTCTGAAGTTGgacttttaatttttgtaaagcATGAAATGGAACAAAAAGTGAATATGTGTAATTGAAACCATGACATGTAACCAGCTGAAATGTTCATGGAAAGTCAGCCATTAGTTCACTAAAAGGAAGCAGACTGTGTGTGTCGAAATGCTCCAAGgtagagaagaaaggaaggagacatCACCTAGAAATGTGTATGTCACAGAGTCAAAATTCACTTGACCACAGAGAGCAACCTTTTTCGTAGCTTGAAGTCAGTGAGCTACACTTGACATACAGGTGGAACATTTTAAGTTAAATGAAATTATATTTGCTAGTTTCTGCAGAAGTGAAAAGAGTGAACTTCCTTTGTATATGTAGCCCTAAAATCTCTGTTGACTTTGAACTCCTTGAAAGGTTGTATCATCTAGAACATGGAGAGAGGAATAGCCTagcagttagtgcagcggaccttgatcctggggaactgggttcaattcccactacagctccttgtaactgggcaagtcacccaaccctccattgcccctgataaaccgctttgaatgtagtttcaaaaaccccagaatggtggtatatcaagtcccattccctttagacTTTTTTTAGTCTTCTCATTTGGGGGCATATTATGGGAATTGAGTACTGGTCTGTTGGCCATAGAACCTGTGAACCTAGAGCCTTGCACAAAGAAAGGCTGCCTTTTCAGGGCTGAACATTTTTAATTGTATCcttgaatttatttaatctcccaGGCCTCTGAATGTGCAGATTTGGAATTTCCCATTCCCACGATGGCAGCTTTGGATTGAGCTGGATTTATTAGAAGTTGTGATAACTGAGCAATGACCATGTGGTGACTGCCTGTGTAAGGTTTTAAGTTTATTAATTGTTTTGATATGCCACCTATTAGAAACaccatctaggcagtttacaatttgCAAAATACACTATGAAAAGATGAGTCTCAAGTAAAGAAAGGTCAAGAAAGGGATAGTGCTCTGCTACGTGAAGGGTTAGTGTACCCTTGTATGGTTTCCACCACTCCTGTGACTTTCCGGTTCAATTTAGAACTTGTTCCAGCTGAGACGAAAATGATGTAAATCACgtctgccttgggggggggggggtccccatgTTTTTCTGTCTCCCTGTCCTAGCCCAGCCATTGCAGAGTTAGTCTTTTGACTGTGAGGTACAGGCTGCAGTTTTTGGGATGGGCTATAAGCACTGCCTTCAGTGTGTGTCTATCATTTGCTAGACTGAAGAGCACCCAAGAAGTGAAGATGAAATTGGGAATGATTAAGGGAAATTTTTTGACAGTGGATGAATATTTGCAGGATTGGATAATACTCCCAAATTGGGAGCATTTTTGGACATACTCATTCCTGCATTGTGCATTGACACAGTGTTTACAAGAGCCTTTTCCATATCCACTGTCAATAGCACGATCAGTAGCAGAATGTCACATCTTAGAATATGGTGATCATTGGGTACAATAACTTTTTATACTTAAAACCTATCTTTGGCATCTTTTATCTTGCAAACAAATACAAGTAGCTCAAAAGAGTATCTAAAGGTTATTACTTTAGGAGCATCAGGTAGAGAAATAGAAGGAAAAGCTTTCAACTCAATGCCTGCTGAAAGTTTGTACTGTTCCCATAAAGAAAAATACTTAAGAACTTAATTTTGACTTGTTAAAGATTGCTCCCTAAATAGGTTTGATTTCTACCGATCAAAATGTAACTGTGGCCTCTTTGAATTCATTCTCGACAAAAGGAAATTGCTTATGATGATTGTTTTATGTGGCCTGAAAAAACtgtattttccatttttcttATGGTGTTATCTGTTGTGGATTTGGAGATAACTCTGGTTCATGAGCTGAAGAGGAGTGCCTTGTGTTTTATAAGCAGGGCTGGAAGTTGGCAGAATTTGCCATCTGTTGCAGTGGTAGTAATGGACACCAGATGGTTAACTGTGCCTCTGCTAGGACTTTGAATATTCTTGCCAGTGTTTGGTGCAGTTACAGTAATGACAAGACTCTCACTGTACCCGTTATATTTGCACAGACCGCACAAAACTCAGCCCCAGTTACACTAGATAGTGGCTGCTGCACTGTATGTAATGCTACCCTGACAGGACCCGTAGAAATGCCAGAAGCATACTTGACTTAACTGGTACACTGCCACGAGTGAGAGTGCTGCAGTCAATTCAaaatcttgcattttattatggaAGCCTCAGGCCCTGCACACTGTACTGGCAGACATTCATCATGTACACAGCACTGCTGCGTTAGCTGGAAGTGCTTTATCTTGTTGTGCTGGTATTTTACTTGAAAGATTTTAAACATTAAAGGGTGTTCTGCTCTGCAGATCCTCCCTCTCTTACCCAGACCCTGAACGGAACACTTTGCCAGTAGGTGCGTTATTCAAAGGTTTGCTCccgttttctgcttctgataacAAATTGTAAATTGGGGCTCAGAATAAAGCAAGCACCACTTTATGATATGCTGGTTAATAAACATCCCCTCTTTATCCAATAGTATTCAGCAAGGGATTGCAACTGTTTGGTGAATAACCTCTGTATGTACCAAATAGTAAAATGACTACAAAATAAAGTGTTCTGCGCTGCGTGTGTCTGTGTGTATCGCTGCCTTACACCTCTCCAGCGGCCTCTTATCTTCTCTACTACAAAATTCGACAGCCTTTTGCTCCTGGCTATGAAAATTCTACTTTACCAGAATTAATTGTGGGCAACCAGCCATTGTAGAGCCCGCCCAAACCCATGATCTTTGCTTTCTGCCAAAACCAAATCTGCAACAGAATTGAACCCCTATCCCCATCCCACCTGTaggccctccctggtcctaccttagGGAAGGTCTGGTGGTCTACTGGTGTCTTCGTGGGCAGGAATGATCTCCACTTGTTCTTGCCCTGTGCCACTGTTCTATCAcagtggctgccaagacttcctgctGCAACCTCGTGGCAGTCTTGGCAGCCGTTGAAATGAAGCAGCTGCATAGAGCAGGAAGATGCCACTATACCACCATGCCTTCCTAaagtaggtctggggagggcctACGGGTGGGCTagggggagtgagttttgggttcCAGCCGAAAATGCACAGGCATATTCGGCCGAAACCCCAGTCTGGTTTCAGTGCTGAATCTGAAACCAAAATTTGGCCAGGCCTCTGAGCCACTGATTTAAAAAATtaccatgcaaatttatcttagtACAGCAAAAAAGCAACTGATTATCTCATGGGTTAAACTGCCAATTCATTGTATTagggttacataagaacataagtattgccgtactgggagagactgaaggtccatcaagcccagtatcctgtttccaacagtggccaatccaggtacctggcaagatcccaaaacagtacaatacattttatggtgcttattctagaaataagcagtgggttttccccaagttctttttaataatggcttatggacttttcttttaggatgcaTGCTTAACCTATACTTTACATCTGTACAGATTTATTAGGTTCAGGACTTGTTCTCTGGGGCCTGGACCTGTTTATCACAAGCTACtcacagacagatgatcaaaaccctgcgctgttccaaacagcgctccaaaaatagcgctggaacagcatggggcgttattagacctatgatcagagaattgcatgcaaatttaagcacgaaacttctagccaatcaaaacctcaacccctacatatatgcagatgacgtcacgaccTACATCCCGTTCAGacacgatctaaatgaaatcactaacaagatcaaagcctccaaataatgcacacctgggcagatgcattccagctgaaacttaatgcagaaaaaaacacaatgtcttgtcctcacctcacaacataacacaaaaaacttctccaccataaccacaccatactgttctctgcctgtttctcaaaacttgaaaatcctaggagtcaccattgatcaaaacctTACTCTCGATGCCCACGtcaaaaacacgacgaaaaagatgttctattccatgtggaaactcaaacgagtaaaacctttcttcccgagatacatattccgtaccctggtacagtcaatggtaataagtcatcttgattactgcaatgcactgtacgcaggctgcaaagagcagaacatcaagaaactccaaactgcccagaatactgctgccagactcatatttggaaaaacaaaatatgaaaacgCAAAATCCttgagagagaaacttcactggctcccacttaaggaacgtattgcattcaagatctgtacgatggtacacaaaatcattcacgcagacgccccaatctacatgctaaacctcatggacctacctcccagaaacgccacaaaatcatcTCGCAAAtgtctcaacctgcacttccccagctgcaaaggactaaaatacaagctgatgcatgctaccaccttctcttacatgtgcacgaagatatggaacgcactacccagagacctgaaaacaatcaacgaaaccaCTAACTTTCttaaatccctcaagacatatctcttcaacaaagcctacaatgaaaacccagaattTCACTATTCCACTTCTGAAAAAGCCCACCTTCTACTATATCTAAtagattccttccttcttctctttacCTACTTCAATTAACTAATCTCTGCTCAATAATAAATGTACCTGACATCCAAGATTACATGTGTtaacaaactatgtaagccatattgagcctgcaaataggtgggataatgtgggatacaaattcaataaaataaatagatctctgatcatggggtagacgTGCAGgagaatatttcctcctatttgtttttaaaagtatttccatgtaatttcattgagtgtcccctagtgtttgtactttttgaaagagattcacttttacccgttctacactactcaggattttatagacctcaatcctatcctagctcagccatctcttttccaagcagatgagccctaacctctttagcctttcttcatatgagaggagttggtgaccagaattgaacatagtactcaaggtgaggtcgcaccatggagtgataggcATTATAatcttggttttatttattttttatccccttcctaataattcctagcatcctgtttgctttttttgaccgccactgcacactaggcagaagatttcagcatattgaccccctcccctcctgagcAGAGGTgtaagtctccacctgagagcctcttctTCCCTGCTTTTGTGGTATTTCATCACCTAGTGGACAAGGGGCCAAAGCATGGAAGCTTTATGCTTTAGGGTTCAGCCAGTCATGCTGATAGGTTTAATTTATGATGGTTGAAGGCTTCTCTTCTGTAGTCCTGCTGGGGCAGGAGTTTTGTTCTATAACTGCAGTTCATAGCAATAATATGATACACAGTTGTTCCTTCGGTGCACCAACAATACAACTTATATAACAATAACAATTTTCTCAGATTTTCCCTGctttccacctccccccccccccccccccccccaatacacacaAACGTTTCTACATATCTTATTCCAGTTGTCTCCCAGACTGGATAGGAAATCTCTATACTTGGTGAAAAATAAGCATATTTTGACAACACAGTATATTGAGTTTAGACATAAGATATATATACCACAAGTTACCTTTATGTTTGAAATCTCAGCAGAATATTACATCTTTTAAAAGGATGGTGAAGAATGATCTGTTGGACCTTCTTATTGCTCTATAATGCTTTGTGGTATTGATGCTGCTGTATTTAGTGCTGAACTGATTCTGTAGTGTCCATGTGTAGTTTGTATGTATTTTTAGATTATGTATGTTGGATAAAGGcgggctataaataaataaacatggtgaCTGCTATCTCTTTTCACAAGATCCTACATGATGTTCAGGTGAAGAATTGGGagcccccattctctctcctggtcatgcccaagaagattgacacaaTGTACTGGATTCAGAGTGTACCTTGTTTTGATAGGCCACAATTGCCTGATCATTCCTTGGTGGTTGAACCTGCGCTCAAATGAGCCAGAAATTCCAGGGACTTCACCTCGGCTCCCCTAGGCAGAGAAGCCCAGACACTGGGCTAGTTTGAATGTAAGATGTTTCAGGTCTCAATATTCATCTCCtgtatccagtcataccagctctacatgagcctttacttgcaGCCTTTGGTGCGCAGTATGACTGACTCGGCATACACTCTGTCTCTGGAGCAGGCTGAGTCTCTTTGCCAGTTGGCCATAAAGTAGAAGGCCTGTCATAAATTTATGGTCAGGGCACTTTTGACATAGCATCTAGGATTTCTGCTCAGAGTTtagcgatgcgcaggctctcatggctgcgtgtttctgacgtGGACTCGGCAGCAGAGATTGGAGGATGTCACTTGCCGTGGAGacctttttggagaaaagggaagaggttacagatatagtagaattggaaaaggtacagcgaagggcgacgaaaatgatagtggggatgggacgactttcctatgaagagaggctgagaaggctagggcttttcagcttggagaagagacggctgaggggagatatgatagaagtgtataaaataatgagtggaatggatcgggtggatgtgaagcgactgttcacgctatccaaaaataataggactagagggcatgagttgaagctacagtgtggtaaatttaaaacgaatcggagaaaagttttcttcacccgtgtaattagactctggaattcgttgctggagaacgtggtacgggcggttagcttgacggagtttaaaaaggggttagatagattcctaaaggacaagtccatagaccgctattaaatggacttggaaaaattccgcatttttaggtataacttgtctggaatgtttttacgtttggggagcgtgccaggtgcccttgacctggattggccactgtcggtgacaggatgctgggctagatggacctttggtctttcccagtatggcactacttatgtacttatgatcaaaAAGCACACCCATACCATTAATTCCCTTCCTGGTGGACACCTGCACCCTCCTCTTCCAGGAGATTTTCTGGTACATTCAAAAGCAAGGtttctactactctcaaaggtgtaggtacacttcttattgcccttctctgccaGTTCAATCCCAGCACGCTCATTCTCATCACAGTGACCATTCCAGAAAACCTTCCAGGaggaggctgtttttttttttccaaaaaaggtggccccttgtaacctctaactggtgggttcttcaaataatccaTCTCAGTTACACTCGCCATTGGCAAAAGAAAcaaccaaattgcccactgataGCTACTTACCTCGGCTCTTGTGGCTCTTGTACTCGTAGAGGAACTCTTCGCCTTTCTCAAGGCCCATGTGGTTGAACcaattccaccaggggaagaagggaagggattataTTCCATGTACTTGTACCAAAAAAGACGGgagggatgtatcccatccttgacctaagggccctgaacaaatatcatctggtcaaagaaaagttcagccCTAGGcttcctt
This sequence is a window from Microcaecilia unicolor chromosome 13, aMicUni1.1, whole genome shotgun sequence. Protein-coding genes within it:
- the DDI2 gene encoding protein DDI1 homolog 2 isoform X1, which produces MLITVYCVRKDLSEITFSLEVDADFELQNFRALCELECGIPAAESQIIYAEVPLTDSHRSLASYGLKDGDVVILRQKENADAGLAAPFSGLPSIDFSSIAVPGASGRQPAQSRGLSPPGSSSSSSSQGLDNPALLREMLLSNPHELSLLKERNPPLADALLSGDLEKFIRVLLEQQQERAKREEERIRLFSADPFDLEAQAKIEEDIRQQNIEENMTIAMEEAPESFGQVVMLYINCRVNGYPVKAFVDSGAQMTIMSQACAERCHIMRLVDKRWAGIAKGVGTQKIIGRVHLAQVQIEGDFLPCSFSILEEQPMDMLLGLDMLKRHQCSIDLKKNVLLIGTTGTQTTFLPEGELPECAKLAYGPGREDMQPEDIADRELAEVLQKSAQEAGSRDKETTSLEMPSHPTTGGLNRSAAPSGLGSEICNPPGHLLDRSVSAPASVCPQESSLAENIEPVGSLTPTECLASQEKEKQNLPLQGPSEHTSIDDASFIQTGTATFYNPIIASQSISEEPISVEDAHSCEPCTGGTQVSSSVAAASTPTVVLGEEHISCKRIELNPVDNLSLGPQLPQELENKQPEQQFESAERKHPGTPGSLELYEEENHDTQESFVNLLNSTQVHVQKIDLPPLEKCAPTLAGFSKDTDIFMDIDRIEDPLTAVLDLADEQNTKNNCVVAVNPDCSEMEILESGISLCEVMNQEISTDCLIQSENKITMSRMETEASRLPSENHHSPFSASSPDILPLKQDPVEEPGLSLAAALKELHKLLIVSSGASTTLSEEDLSPPNRDLDDQSKSLQFTGENIKNALSNVDPNILNSKASLLEEVSEPECSNTCECQVSPSYRDKMGNGDTKELEHSQPAVTEATLKMSELEYQDNTTVSHLAKTSAQNLLPDSNKSSATDPCLLEQVSEQNEVSASEITLNKSFLPQGIQNAETQSTETVNAAFQPETLRPVLEDPQGSSVNLQGLSLEVQSPVFPVTAVHRILSAGFSLQEALGALQQADGNADLALLALLAKNIVVPT